The Triticum aestivum cultivar Chinese Spring chromosome 6D, IWGSC CS RefSeq v2.1, whole genome shotgun sequence genomic sequence TGCACTTTTGCACCAACATTGAACACACAAGCTTCTGAAATTTTTCTACCAAGCTGAAACTTTTGGATCTTACACAacactttctttttctctcttaacTTTTTTGccactttttctttctttctctctttgatttttttgccattcttttttttctctttttccaaagcacaacaaccaaatctgaaagcaattacgaagatgaacttggtgcagatctAAAATATGAAGAACATGCAAGGTATGAAACAACAAGATCTCAGCACCAACAAGGCTTGGATTTATTTTTGGTGGGGCTTTGTACTTCTAGGATAGAAAATATAGCATGAAAAACACTCGATCTAAAGGGATGATAGCTAGATAAACTTTGATGACAGATCCTACCGTGTCAACGAAGGCTCTGATGCCagatgataggtgggaacccgatgaacaAGTTCACacccgagggtggcccgatcttcacgtcgtaggatcgaatcgggagggataactagctgcaagcagctgggataactagctttatacctgccaaggttgaATGCAATCTGTACGTTGGGGATGGCTcaccgaagctacaagaactccgaCCCGCTGTCCGAACAATTGCAGAACCACAAtccgggactaatccacacaaaacggccggaaccgtagagcacgaactaggaggaaccagaggctccttctcgcggacccgaatgaactcacaagagcaaaggtagcaagatctctcggatctctctagcagtcttgctgcataagcttgtagctgaatggtttgacaaaaggttgctaagaggatgggggagatggggttttatagcagggacaaccccccttaACTAGGTCTGAAAAAGGTTTCAAAAGTAAGTaggtttgcatggcttccttgggtgAATAAGCAGTTAACTTTGGGAGTTGTTGCAGAGCTCCTCGGAAATGTGCGAAGCCTTGACAacctggacaccttccacgagaatgactagaaactttgactcacaactccaaatgatgtgaggttttttgcattggaaagataatttgatgtagcttctattgatgtacccctatggccccgtctTTCCACCATATGGGTGTAGCACAAcgaaacatcagaggtaaaaactgacagcatcagcttcacttgaaacttgttttcttcAAACTTGTTCCTCCAGaccggttgcttcaagagctcatagggTGTTGAATTTCTTTCAagtgatacctaagttcaaccaacaacaatgagGATGAAAGCATTACAAGGTAAAACTTAAGTTAGTGTTCACCTGGTCACTTATTTGTTTGgcgcgacttcttgtgattggacgTAGAATTGTGGGAGACTTGTCGATGGTTGTTGTGTCCTCATCATCACCGGAAAGGGGGCTTGGGTCGCCGGCATACTTGTGAGGACGTGCTCAAGATCAAGGTGATTGCAACGAGTTGGCACGGCCGAGCTTTTCTGGAAGTTGATGCATAGGCTCGTCGCGTCACCGAAGCCCTGCAAGATAGCAGTAAGATTGTCAGTGTCCCTCTTGATTGGCGCCACGAAGACCGCCGCATCTTCCGCATATAGGGAGGTTCTCATGATGACACCCCGACCGTGAAGCTTATGAAGGAGCCCTTTCCGCGTGGCCAGGTCTAGAATCTTATGCAAGGGGTCAATCGCCAGGacaaagaggaggagggagagggggtccccCTGCCTGAATCCACTCCTGTGCATGATTGAAGGGCCGGGCACGCCGTTTAACATGATTCTTGACGAAGATGAGGATAGGAGCGCGGCAATCCAAGCCCTAAATTTAGGGGAACCCCAAATGTTGCATAAGCTCGAGAATGTATCCCCACTTGACCGAGTCGAAGGCCTTTTTTATATCCAGCTTGAAgaggagggcggggggggggggggttctcttaTGCACACACCGAAAGGATTATACTTTTGGAGGAACTGAACAGCGCCATATATCACTCCATCCATCCCAGCTTCCATCAAACCTAGAACTGGTAGAGGACAATGCAGAATTTTCTTGATCATCACTTGCGAGTCTTTATGCGCTCCGAACAGTGAACCTACCATTCTTCTTGGCGCTCAAGCTATAAACTCTCTCCCCACTCGAGAAGGAGGTCTTATCTTTCATACAATAAATTCAAGTGAAGTACAATAAAATAGCCTACTCAGCCATCAGCACAAACACATCCAAAGAAAAAACATAGCAGAAATAAGAAAAATGACTGCCAAGTGGCCGTAGTCTCAGGGACCTGTTGCGAGGCGACAGATCTCGATATCGCTGGGACAGGAGAGCTCCGACGGCGCGAGACAGGAGCAGCTGTGGTATGCGGCGCTCGACCACGATCCGGGGGGCTTCTGCACCGTCGTGGCTGCCCCGGGCGACTGGGCGAGAGATCTCAAACCACTGCTGCACGTACCCTGCACACTGTACACACCGGATGAAAACAAAAATAAGCAAGCGACCGATCATTGCTCGCAACGGAACAAACAACCTTTATCAGTGACATGTGCGACCAAAAACTCTGCTGTTGCACAATAGCGAGGGATCGGCATGCGCGGTACAGGTCCTACCGTGTGCCACACGAGGGTAGCACATACGTGATTTTTGGGGCGCCTGGTAGGTACACAGGTTAGGGATTAGACATGGCCAGTAGCCACGCATTTCGCGATACCAGTTCACCAGGAGGCGAGAAAAGTCAGCAGAGGCAGATGGGCATTGCTCTAGCATAGAAAATGTCCATATTTACCGACCAGATCTGCCGTACCTTTTCGCCCTCAACAAATGTGCCGTGCCTGGATAGAAGTCCCTAAATGGCATGTCATGTTTCCAAAAAGAAAAAATTGGCATGTCATGTACATGTGGTTGTCCTCCTGTGTGCTCTCTTTTAAGTAGTTTGTTTACTAAAAAACGCTCGTATAACTATATAAACACCTGCATATAAGTTCTGTAATGGTCATGTCACTGTCACGTGCATTGGCACATCCCATCAATAATAATGTGAAGGGGAATCAACGTGCGATTGCGTACGTGCTGGCTCTGGGGTACCTATCTGAGATGTGTGGCGCATGTAAAAGAAGAAAGATTAACCGCGAAGCATGAGACCCTAAAAAAGACCGCGAGGCTTGAGGGGACGTTTGCTTGTGCAAACTTCTTGCGCACATCAGTCACGTACACGTCCGGGAGGGGGAATATGCCAAATGGGCGGTCACGTTCACCGGGAAGTGACAAGCTTGGCGTCACCTCCTCCCTCCTTTCTAGTCTCCTAGCCTACTGATGTATACTTCGTGCGTGACCCCACTACCCTACATCCTACTGATGTATACATCGTGCACGACCCCGCTGCTGTGGGTGTGGTGGAACGTGCTTCAAGGTTCCAATGTTGCCCTCCTGCTCGTCCAACAAATTTTATGTGGTTTTCTCGAGCCCCAGTCGGTCGACTTGCCAACTTTCTACACCTTAAGAAAAGCTTTCTACTGCGCGTGCAGCAATTGGCACCAGCGACGCTTATTTTGAAATGAAGGGATATATTCTTTAAGCTGCTGGAGCTGCCTACACAAAGATCAAACGTCGCGTACGCTCACCCGGTCTCAATCCTCATATTCAGGAATTCAATAAAATCTAAAAAGAAACAAAGGACATGCAAACAATGAGTACACAACACTGGAAAGTATTCATATCTAAACTAAAGCACAATTGTGTAACAAAAATGATATCGAAGGAATTTACAACCAAATCTAGATTAGCTTACTACTCCctatgtaaactaatataagagtgtttagatcgctcttatattagtttacggaggaagtaTTCAACACGTGATTTTTTAAAGTGATTCAATTCTTTCCAGCACTTTTCTTTTGTGAACTTCTAGGCAAGTGCACCGTGGTCCGGTGCACGCCATATACCATAGGGCGTCATGTACACATACACTCTTCAAATTGACTTTTTGTTTTGAAGAAAAATGATTTGGTTAGATAGCCAAGTACGCAGCGAATCATCGTGTTGCACGGCCCATCACGACTGACACACATACGCACGTGGAACACATCGCCGTGAAGCACCGCAGCCAACAATATAAACTGACACACATACTACCACAGACGCAGAGCACTTGGGAGTGACgagagagaggccggccctcctagctAGGTAGCTGACTAAtcagaagaagaaaagaaggtaGAGGTCGAACCAGCTCGATCCATCGGCAGCAGCTAGCTAGCCCTGCCCGCGCCAGCCATGATCCATCTGAAGCAGCCGCTGGTGCTCTCCGCGCAGAGCAGCAATGTTGCCTCACCGCCGCTCTTCGCCACGGCGGCGGCCGCGAGCGGCCAGCAGAGGCGGGCGTCCGGCGCCGGGAGGAGCCGCTCTGGGCGCCGGCTCACGGCGCGCAGGATAAGCTGCGCGTCGACCGAGGAGGCCGTCGGCGTCTCGACGTCCGTGACGACCAAGGAGAGGTCGCTGACGGTGACGGCCGTCGTGACCGCGCAGGCGCCGACCTCCGTGTACGTCGCCCGCGGCCTCGACGACATCCAGGACCTCTTCGGCAAGACACTGCTGCTCGAGCTCGTCAGCTCCGAGCTTGACCCCAGTGAGCTTCTCTTATCTTTTCTCGCTACAACGATGGCATGCAGGACGGGAGAGAGCACTGTGCGCTGCATGCATGCTACAGCGGTTGATTTGATTTTTCACATGGCTGAGAAAAGTTGTTGTGCTGCGTAGAGACGGGAAGGGAGAGGGAGAAAGTTAAGGGGTTCGCGCACATGACGCTCAAGGAGGGGACGTACGAGGCCAAGATGTCGGTGCCGGCGTCGTTCGGGCCGGTGGGCGCGGTGCTGGTGGAGAACGAGCACCACAGGGAGATGTTCATCAAGGACGTCAAGCTCATCACCGGCGGCGACGAGAGCACCGCCATCACCTTCGACGTCGCCTCCTGGGTGCACTCCAAGTTCGACGACCCCGAGCCGCGCGTCTTCTTCACCGTCAAGGTAGGCAACTAGCCAACAGCAGCTAGCCATGACCACGCTCTCTCCGTGCTTGCTTGGTAGTACTGTGGAACTAACCATGGCGTGCGTGCGTATGTTGTTGCAGTCATACCTGCCGTCGCAGACGCCGCCGGGAATCGAGGCGCTgaggaagaaggagctggagaAGCTGCGTGGCGACGGGCACAGCGAGCGCAAGTTCCACGAGCGCGTCTACGACTACGACACGTACAACGACCTCGGCGACCCTGACAAGAACATCGACCACAAACGCCCGGTGCTGGGCACCAAGGAGCACCCCTACCCTCGCCGGTGCCGCACCGGCCGGCCCAAGACCCTCTACGGTACGTACGCACATCGGCCTGGCTACGTTGCTAGCAATCTAGGTAATTTTAAAATTTAATGGATTGCCGGTGGTTGTACTATATATATAGATCCGGAGACGGAGAGGAGGAGCTCGCCGGTGTACGTGCCGCGCGACGAGCAGTTCTCGGACGTCAAGGGGCGGACGTTCAGCGCGACGACGCTGCGGTCGGGGCTGCACGCCATCCTGCCGGCGCTGGCGCCGCTGCTCAACAACTCGCAGTGCTTCTCGCACTTCCCGGCCATCGACGCCCTCTACAGCGACGGCATCCCGCTCCCCGTCGACGGGCACGGCGGCGCCTCCTTCAACGTCATCAACGACGTCATTCCCCGTGTCGTCCAGATGATCGAGGACACCACCGAGCACGTCCTCCGCTTCGAGGTCCCCGAGATGCTTGAGAGTGAGCACCGCCGTCCATGCCTGGTCCGCCAGAGCACGTAGTACACATACGTGACATGACTTTGCGCTTTTGCAGGGGACCGATTTTCGTGGTTCAGAGACGAGGAGTTCGCGAGGCAGACGCTCGCCGGGCTCAACCCTATCTGCATCCGCCGCCTCACGGTAATTGATCAACCATTTTTTCACAGCCTTTGATCAAGTTGTTTTTAATAAGTTCACTTGGTAGTTAATTGACGAGAGTGCATGCATGGTGCAGGAATTCCCCATCGTGAGCAAGCTGGACCCGGCGGTGTACGGGCCGGCGGAGTCGGCGCTGACCAAGGAGGTCCTGGAGAAGATGATGAACGGGCGCATGAcggtggaggaggcggtggagaagaAGCGGCTGTTCCTGCTGGACTACCACGACGTGTTCCTGCCGTACGTGCACAGGGTGCGCGAGCTGCCGGACACGACGCTGTACGGGTCCCGCACCGTCTTCTTCCTGAGCGAGGAGGGCACGCTGATGCCGCTGGCCATCGAGCTGACGCGGCCGCAGTCGCCGACCAGGCCGCAGTGGAGGCGCGCCTTCACGCACGGCCCCGACGCCACCGAGTCGTGGCTGTGGAAGCTGGCCAAGGCGCACGTGCTGACCCACGACACCGGCTACCACCAGCTGGTCAGCCACTGGCTGCGCACGCACGCCTGCGTCGAGCCCTACATCATCGCCACCAACCGGCAGCTCAGCCGGATGCACCCGGTGCACCGCCTGCTGCACCCGCACTTCCGCTACACCATGGAGATCAACGCGCTGGCCAGGGAGGCGCTCATCAACGCCGACGGCATCATCGAGGAGGCCTTCTGGCCGGGGAGGTACTCCATCGAGCTCAGCTCCGTCGCCTACGGCGCCGCCTGGCAGTTCGACACGGAGGCGCTGCCGGAGGACCTGGTAAGCCGGGGGCTCGCCGTGCGCAGGGAcgacggcgagctcgagctcgccatCAAGGACTACCCGTACGCCGACGACGGGCTCCTCATCTGGGGCTCCATCAAGCAGTGGGCGTCCGACTACGTGGACTTCTACTACAAGTCGGACGgcgacgtcgccggcgacgaggagctgcGGGCGTGGTGGGAGGAGGTGCGCACCAAGGGGCACGCGGACAAGAAGGACGAGCCGTGGTGGCCCGTGTGCGACTCCAAGGAGAACCTCGTCCAGATCCTGACCATCATCATGTGGGTCACGTCCGGCCACCACGCCGCCGTCAACTTCGGGCAGTACCATTACGCCGGGTACTTCCCCAACCGTCCGACGGTGGTGCGGAAGAACATCCCGGTGGAAGAAAACCGGGACGATGAGATGAagaagttcatggcaaggccagaGGAGGTGCTGCTGCAGAGCCTCCCCTCGCAGATGCAGGCCATCAAGGTGATGGCGACGCTGGACATCCTCTCCTCACACTCCCCCGACGAGGAGTACATGGGAGAGTACGCGGAGCCGGCGTGGCTGGCAGAGCCCATGGTGAAGGCGGCATTCGAGAAGTTCAGTGGCAGACTGAAGGAGGTGGAGGGCACCATCGACCAGCGAAACAACAACCCGGAGAACAAGAACAGGTGTGGCGCCGGCATCGTGCCGTACGAGCTGCTCAAGCCGTTCTCAGAACCAGGGGTCACTGGGAGGGGCATCCCCAACAGCATCTCCATCTGAATGTGGCCCCAGGATAAGTTATCATTGCATGTAGGATTAGGAATAAGATGTGCACCATGTACGCACCCAGCAGCGATTGCTCCCGTCCCGTGCATGACAGGGGCCAGGAGAGGCATCTACTAGTGTGTTCCCGCTATTGTATGCCGTGAATTAGCAGTACTAATAAGGTTATTTGAATTGTGACCTCATCGAATCCTAATTAGGTTAAGAAAGAGTGGGCATCTACATGCATTCCAGGACAGTCATACTGTACCGTATCATTTGGAGCATGCCATACAAAACAAAACAATCACATCAAGACATGTGAACCGAGCAGCATTGTAAGATCAGGACCAGCCCACATCAGATCCTGTGTTTGGGGCCAGTGTCGACTGGCTAACGAGCTTCTTGTCCACACATTTACAAGACTGAAGGGGCATATAGACAGAACTACGTAAGTGGAGAATGGGTATACGTGGATCTGCCCCTTGGAATCACTACTTACAAGAGCACTCCTAGCAGCATCCCATGTGAGCCAAACTGAGTCCAACCAAGCAATACATGAGACCAAACGCTAATAATACTGATTGCCATGCTTGCATGACTTTTCAACCAGAGTGAAGCGGGGGAGCAGAGTTTACTTTGCTTACTTCCCCGTAATCGAGCATCACATAGTGTCTTCTGCAGCCAGCGCGTCTCCGTGCAGCAGCTTTGGCTGTCGTCAATTGGCATCGACAGAAAATTGTAAAGAGCTGTGACGCTTCATATACTCGGAGCTACCTCGACAACACAAAGTATAACAACATCTGGCAAAATTTGAGAAGAGCATGTCTTCGTCACCGGGAGATGCAGCTCTCAGTTGCACCCTGGCTGACTGATCAGAGCAATCAAATTAAGACCAAGATGTGAAAAGTATAAGAAAGAAGCTGCACTGTCAAGTGAGTTACCGGTGGAGGATGGCTCAAAATATGGTCGGGTTGTTATGAAAGAGGGGTCCTGAGCATCAGCCTCCAACTTATGTATCGTGTTGCTCTCGACAAGCTTTACTAATTTGTCTGTTATGACTTTCATCGGCGGGCGGGAATCCGGTGACTGCTGCATTGAAGGAAGAAATAACATAAGTATTGCTCGAAACATGGATGCACGGGTGCGGTCACTTAATAGATTATGTAATACTCGAGCTGTCAGTTGTCCGATGCACCATGTAATATCTTTTGTTtctatttccttttttcttttgggGTGCTGTTTGGCACATGCTTGGTAACTTTGTAAATATTTAAGGCTCTGTGCATCAATTTTTTATGAAGAGTCCAGGAGACAATAAAGCTCTTCCTTTAActaaaggagggagtactgctcgTAGAAAATTGTCCTGAAATACAGTTGGTGAATGCAGTGAGCATTAGACATTGTAGTGGCTCTAGACATTTCAGCTATAATGCCTTTCGTTTCTATTAACATGTTCTAAGCATTTACCATAGCAGCATGGGCAGTATTTGAGTTTTCACCTTGATAGCTGCCAGCAAGGATAAGAAACTACAGAACAAAATGTACCAGAAAGGAGGACGGAAAACTACCTTGATGCAAAGCAAGATGATGTTGCCTAATGCAGAAATAGCTTTAGGTGGCATAGAGCCACGTATTCTTGGATCAGTTATTCTTCCCAGAGAATTAAGGTCATGGAGATGAGGAGATGCCCAATCAACTAGAAACTGATCATTCGGCCCTCTTGAACTGAAGAAGACAATAATCCTTCAGTAAACCAGACTGCTAGTAGCACAAGTGCAAGTGATAACATACCTGTCAAAAGCCTTTTGCCCAGTCAAAAGCACAAGCAATATCACGCCAAAACTGTAAATATCAGCTTTGATTATATCTGTTCCTGAACCATTAGCCTCAGGAGCAGCATAGCCTTTAGCACCACTGAGGGCTTCCGAATCCTGCTTCCCAAATGAGGAAATGTTAAATGGCCAACAAATCAATTTTATTTTATATAGTGCAGTATATCATTCAAACTGGATAAATCAGATGCTGCGGCCTATTGTGTATATTTGGATGGGCAGGACATGGGTAGATTAACGGGTTTCAATTGGTTAGAGGGGAATCTCTCCTATGCAAATATCACCCCAAAACCTCAGAATTACCACATGTTACATATAGAGTGTTCGGTAATCTAGCTTGACACTCAATGAGAAAAATTCTAATCGGAGAGAAAGAGAGGTAGAGCAGTTCTATGTTTTAGGTTCTAATGCATCCATCCCTGCCTCAAATTTGAATCCCAGATCATTCAAGTGTCCTCAAAATGATCAGGTAAATTAATGGCATCAGCATGCTTTCTTCAAAAGATCATAAAGTAGCAATACTATCCGTGGTTACCAAGCACTGACCATTCTTGTGGCGCTGACAAAATGGCTGAACTTCGCTAACCCACAGTGACTGAGGTAGGGCATGAGCTGAGCGTCAAGTAAAATATTTGTAGCTTTAATATTTCCATGGGCAAATGGAGGGGAGCACATCAAATGTATGTATCTGCAGAGAGCTAACATAGATATAAAAATCTAGAAATTCCAATTCCAGTATAAAAGTCTAATAATTTTGCATGCGTGCAACTAAACTACGAAAAATAATACGAGGTGGGTGTAATTAATTACTCTGCAGCATAAAATAAAACTGATTAGACGATTTGGTGGGAACGCAATGAGACAGAATGTACTTACTCTAGAGCATAGGTAACTCCTAGAGCAATCTTCATCCGAGCTTTCCATGACAAAGCCCTCGACCTTGTGGCTGCTGAAAACAGAAGATCTTCAAGAGAACCATTTTCTGCATACTCATATAAAAGTACACAATGCCCAAACTCCACACAGTAGCCCACAAGCGAAGATATATTAGGGTGCTTTAATCTGGACATATTCCCAAGAATGTCCATGAGCTCATCTTGTTCTGACAATGATAAATCTATCATGTTGATCTTCTTGATAGCCAGCAGCTGTGCATACAATGAGAAATGCATGACGTAAAATATACATAACAAATGACTTGTACAAATTTGATACCTTCGCTACTTGGGAAAATGAGTATCTAATAAACCGCTGAAAGAAAATCACAGTTTTAAAAGTGACATGTGAGACTAAGAATGGTGTGCTCCTTGTACATTGACCTTATCAAGACAACAAGCATAAGCATAGCTACGGTCCTCAATACTGCATGACGAGATGTCTTGTCGATGAGGAAAGGAAAGGGTTCAATTTAGTTTAGTCAATAAAACCAGATAAAGAAGTCAACTCTTGGGAATCTAAGATACAAGCTACAGAAATTAGACTTGAGAGCTTATTCTAGAATAACACATTAATAATATGCTGATAATGATACGTTTCTTATGATAAGAGACGATACCTGGCCATCAGGAAAATCACCTCTGTAAACTCGGCCAGTGAAACCTTCACCGATAAGGCATTCTTCATTGAAGTTCCGGGTAGCCGCCATAATGTCAACTGCCAGAAACTGTTTTGCAGGTGCAAGATTTTTAGATGTCTTAGCACAACTTTTCCTTTTGGGAACTCTTCCAGGTATAATGCTATCATTATTGCTAGAGGAAGTATCATGGCCATTCATAAGAGAACTCCAAGAGTTCAGGACCTCATTTGCTTTAGGGACTGCAATTGACAAATGAattttaattaaatggaagaatgCAAGTCTGGCCTAATAAAACATTACAATGCAGTATGCGAAGTTGAAAACGATATGTATGTGGATGAATTTGATATGCCATTTCATGAATAAGCATTCAAAAGTACAAGGGTTTAGGATCAATGATTACTGTCATAGTTTACAGTAGATTAATGATAATAATAACTGAAACAAACAGAAATATTTGCATGATCAATTGACAATCAACTACCACTGCATAAATTGGTTTGAAGAAACTAATAAAGTGCCAGTGCTACCTCCTTCCAAATTGGCTGGTAAAGACTTGATATTGTCAGCGGTGCTCTTTGGGCCACATGTACCACCTTTCCGGCTTTTCAGAACCAATCCAACAATGAAGAGTGCAAACATTGTGCAAACAACGCTAGCTATTGCAGCAGCTGTCACTCGAGAGTGTGACTTCCTATGGTGGCTAGGACTGTGCAGAGAAGCATAGCTCACAAAAGGTTGCAGAGGTTTTGGCCCGCGCTTTGAGTTCTGCTTGACTGCTGGTGAAGGTGGAGGTGGAGATGGAGGTCGAGGATGATGTGCGGGTGGAGGTGAATGAATGGTCCTAGAAAATGAGGACGATGAAGGTTTGAAACCTGGTTGAAAATGGTTCCCATCAATCCTGGAATATTAACCAGAAGGTTAATCACATATTGTACTAGATATGAAGTCAGACATACAGATATGCACAAGATCCTCAAGGGTGACAAGGAGGGCAATATATAACAGAGTTCAGCACCTCAACTCAGAAATGAACTCAAAAGTTCCAGGCACATAACCGCTGAAGTGATTATTCTCAATGTTGCTGCAAGAAGTTGATGATCATCAGCATTAATTGATAAGATGGCAAATAAAGTATAAGTGCAGCCCAGTCAAATTTCTTACAGTGCTACCAATGGAAGGTCTGCTAACAAAATCACAGATCCGGTAAACTCATTATGCTGTAAATAACTGCAAAAGCATGCAAGGAAACTTTTGATTAGACAATTCCTACAGCTGTGTGTGCATGAAATAGCACAGAAGGGACATCATTATTACAGATAGTGAAGGTTGTTCAATGAACTAAATGATCGTGGCAGGTCACCATCGAAAGAGTTGAATGACAAGTCCCTGAAAACGTCGAGGGAATAAATATGAGTCTAAGTGACAGAAAGGTCAAAATACTAAAAGATCTGTGACTAAAATAATTTTGAGAAATAGTGGATCAGAGCAAGAAAGATGCAAAAAAAAAGTACTTTAGCTTCAAAATGTGTCTGTGCATGTGTTTGTTCCATTGCGATTAAAATATGTGGTTTTATTAGCATAAAAAATGAGCTGAAAGATTGTTCTAGAACAGATCTTTGGACAAAAAGAACTGCAAGAAGTTTAGAACAACTTGATGCGCACGAAGCATTTCACTTGACAGTTGCATACTATATCTGATGATTCATTTAGTGGTATACTGAATGGAGATGTTCCAGGTTACAAATCTATGCACAATAGGCTGCAACCAGCATGTTGCAGGTCAAAGTGCAACGAAATAACTCATTTATTTCACAAGAGATGTATGTTTCAGAAGTGATGAAGTAATCATTAATCAAGATATGGGAATCATACATTGTAACTAAGCTTTCCATGTTAACAAAAACATCACCAACTATTCCAGAGAGCTTATTATAGCTGAGATTCCTGCAATCGATATTACAGATCAATCAGTTGATTCTGCAACCAAATTTTGAGAAGGAAGTGCTCCAATTGCCAAACAATCAACTCACAGATATTTCAGGGAGTGCAAATATGGTAGTGATGGTGGTATATTTCCCTCAAACTTGTTAGCTGCCAAATTTCTGCAATAGAACACCATACCATAGTCAGATCATATACATTTCATATTTA encodes the following:
- the LOC123144226 gene encoding protein STRUBBELIG-RECEPTOR FAMILY 8 isoform X1 → MRGARGIGVAAARHLLAAVVLWAAFSSAASFTDPSDAIGIWALYRALDSPWQLSGWTSMGGDPCGRDGEHGSWHGVFCKDSCVVAINISGLGVGGWLGPELLKLHSLKELDVSFNNIAGEIPPTLPPNVEYLNLAANKFEGNIPPSLPYLHSLKYLNLSYNKLSGIVGDVFVNMESLVTMDLSFNSFDGDLPRSFSSLNNLHYLYLQHNEFTGSVILLADLPLVALNIENNHFSGYVPGTFEFISELRIDGNHFQPGFKPSSSSFSRTIHSPPPAHHPRPPSPPPPSPAVKQNSKRGPKPLQPFVSYASLHSPSHHRKSHSRVTAAAIASVVCTMFALFIVGLVLKSRKGGTCGPKSTADNIKSLPANLEGVPKANEVLNSWSSLMNGHDTSSSNNDSIIPGRVPKRKSCAKTSKNLAPAKQFLAVDIMAATRNFNEECLIGEGFTGRVYRGDFPDGQLLAIKKINMIDLSLSEQDELMDILGNMSRLKHPNISSLVGYCVEFGHCVLLYEYAENGSLEDLLFSAATRSRALSWKARMKIALGVTYALEYIHLMCSPPFAHGNIKATNILLDAQLMPYLSHCGLAKFSHFVSATRMDSEALSGAKGYAAPEANGSGTDIIKADIYSFGVILLVLLTGQKAFDSSRGPNDQFLVDWASPHLHDLNSLGRITDPRIRGSMPPKAISALGNIILLCIKQSPDSRPPMKVITDKLVKLVESNTIHKLEADAQDPSFITTRPYFEPSSTARVQLRAASPGDEDMLFSNFARCCYTLCCRGSSEYMKRHSSLQFSVDAN
- the LOC123144226 gene encoding protein STRUBBELIG-RECEPTOR FAMILY 8 isoform X3, producing the protein MRGARGIGVAAARHLLAAVVLWAAFSSAASFTDPSDAIGIWALYRALDSPWQLSGWTSMGGDPCGRDGEHGSWHGVFCKDSCVVAINISGLGVGGWLGPELLKLHSLKELDVSFNNIAGEIPPTLPPNVEYLNLAANKFEGNIPPSLPYLHSLKYLNLSYNKLSGIVGDVFVNMESLVTMDLSFNSFDGDLPRSFSSLNNLHYLYLQHNEFTGSVILLADLPLVALNIENNHFSGYVPGTFEFISELRIDGNHFQPGFKPSSSSFSRTIHSPPPAHHPRPPSPPPPSPAVKQNSKRGPKPLQPFVSYASLHSPSHHRKSHSRVTAAAIASVVCTMFALFIVGLVLKSRKGGTCGPKSTADNIKSLPANLEGVPKANEVLNSWSSLMNGHDTSSSNNDSIIPGRVPKRKSCAKTSKNLAPAKQFLAVDIMAATRNFNEECLIGEGFTGRVYRGDFPDGQLLAIKKINMIDLSLSEQDELMDILGNMSRLKHPNISSLVGYCVEFGHCVLLYEYAENGSLEDLLFSAATRSRALSWKARMKIALGVTYALEYIHLMCSPPFAHGNIKATNILLDAQLMPYLSHCGLAKFSHFVSATRMDSEALSGAKGYAAPEANGSGTDIIKADIYSFGVILLVLLTGQKAFDSSRGPNDQFLVDWASPHLHDLNSLGRITDPRIRGSMPPKAISALGNIILLCIKSPDSRPPMKVITDKLVKLVESNTIHKLEADAQDPSFITTRPYFEPSSTVSQGATESCISR
- the LOC123144226 gene encoding protein STRUBBELIG-RECEPTOR FAMILY 8 isoform X2, whose amino-acid sequence is MRGARGIGVAAARHLLAAVVLWAAFSSAASFTDPSDAIGIWALYRALDSPWQLSGWTSMGGDPCGRDGEHGSWHGVFCKDSCVVAINISGLGVGGWLGPELLKLHSLKELDVSFNNIAGEIPPTLPPNVEYLNLAANKFEGNIPPSLPYLHSLKYLNLSYNKLSGIVGDVFVNMESLVTMDLSFNSFDGDLPRSFSSLNNLHYLYLQHNEFTGSVILLADLPLVALNIENNHFSGYVPGTFEFISELRIDGNHFQPGFKPSSSSFSRTIHSPPPAHHPRPPSPPPPSPAVKQNSKRGPKPLQPFVSYASLHSPSHHRKSHSRVTAAAIASVVCTMFALFIVGLVLKSRKGGTCGPKSTADNIKSLPANLEGVPKANEVLNSWSSLMNGHDTSSSNNDSIIPGRVPKRKSCAKTSKNLAPAKQFLAVDIMAATRNFNEECLIGEGFTGRVYRGDFPDGQLLAIKKINMIDLSLSEQDELMDILGNMSRLKHPNISSLVGYCVEFGHCVLLYEYAENGSLEDLLFSAATRSRALSWKARMKIALGVTYALEYIHLMCSPPFAHGNIKATNILLDAQLMPYLSHCGLAKFSHFVSATRMDSEALSGAKGYAAPEANGSGTDIIKADIYSFGVILLVLLTGQKAFDSSRGPNDQFLVDWASPHLHDLNSLGRITDPRIRGSMPPKAISALGNIILLCIKQSPDSRPPMKVITDKLVKLVESNTIHKLEADAQDPSFITTRPYFEPSSTVSQGATESCISR